Proteins encoded in a region of the Myxococcales bacterium genome:
- a CDS encoding GNAT family N-acetyltransferase yields the protein MAKRKSERPTRNGLGTRLLTPRLLLRPPAEDHGASIARALRRNAAHLARVSPSVPPSSSLVAVAQRVAAERREFTRGTTFAFYAFIRAAAAPPAGPPDVVAKVVLSGVHRGALQGAYLGYWVDARHEGQGLAYEAVRAVIEFAMTDARLHRLQAAIQPWNARSVALVRRLGFRHEGLARRYLDVGGGWQDHEVYALTSEEWRYGPAPV from the coding sequence ATGGCCAAGCGAAAGAGCGAGCGCCCAACCCGAAACGGCCTCGGGACACGCCTCCTGACGCCGCGGTTGCTGCTACGTCCGCCCGCGGAAGACCACGGCGCGTCGATCGCGCGGGCGCTCCGTCGGAACGCCGCTCACCTCGCGCGCGTGAGCCCCAGCGTGCCGCCCTCGTCCTCGCTCGTCGCGGTCGCCCAGCGCGTCGCGGCCGAGCGGCGCGAGTTCACTCGCGGGACCACCTTCGCGTTCTACGCGTTCATTCGCGCGGCCGCCGCGCCCCCCGCCGGGCCCCCGGACGTGGTCGCGAAGGTCGTCCTGAGCGGTGTGCACCGCGGGGCGCTGCAGGGCGCTTACTTGGGCTACTGGGTCGACGCGCGGCACGAGGGGCAGGGGCTCGCCTACGAGGCTGTGCGCGCGGTCATCGAGTTCGCCATGACGGACGCGCGGCTGCACCGACTCCAGGCCGCGATCCAGCCCTGGAACGCACGCAGCGTGGCGCTCGTGCGGCGCCTCGGGTTTCGGCACGAGGGGCTGGCGCGGCGCTACCTGGACGTCGGTGGCGGCTGGCAGGACCACGAGGTCTACGCCCTCACGTCCGAGGAGTGGCGCTACGGACCCGCGCCCGTTTGA